Proteins from a single region of Macaca fascicularis isolate 582-1 chromosome 5, T2T-MFA8v1.1:
- the LOC102135961 gene encoding LOW QUALITY PROTEIN: TOX high mobility group box family member 4-like (The sequence of the model RefSeq protein was modified relative to this genomic sequence to represent the inferred CDS: inserted 1 base in 1 codon; substituted 2 bases at 2 genomic stop codons): protein MTKLREFQSLNRPAIPKWEFPRGNDIYLMITGPSHPFLSGAEIFHTPCLGDEKFEIPPISLDSDPSLAVSDVVDHFDDLADPSSSQNGSFSAQYGVQTLNIPVGMTHSLMEQGGEXLGEGLIMDLDYSMGTRYSANSPVTIDVPMTDMTSDLIGHSQLTTIDQSELSFQLGLSSGGGTILPPAQSPEDHLSTTPSPTSSLHEDGVEDFRRQLHSQKTVVVEAGKKQKVPKKRKKKDPNKPQKPVSAYALFFRDTQAAIKGQNPNATFGEVSKIVASMWDSLGEKQKQVYKRKTEAAKKEYLKALTAYIDNQECQATVETVELDPAPPSQTPSPSPMATVDPASPAPASIEPPALFPTTVNSTLSSYVANQASSGVGGQPNITKLIITKQTLPSSITMSQEGMVTVIPATVVTSQGLQLGQTSTATIQPSQQAQIVTWSVSQAAAAAAASMQLPPPRLQPPPLQQMPQPPTQQQVTISQLLPPLQAIKQPPPQKVXINLQQQLSPLQIKSVSLPTLKVQTTLVPPTVESSPEQPMNNSPEAHTVEATSPETICEMITDVVPEVXSPSQIDVELVSGSPVALSPQLRCLSSGCENTSIVSKDWNNEYCSKECVVKHCRDVFLVWVASRNSNTVVFVK from the exons ATGACAAAACTACGGGAATTTCAGAGTCTCAACCGGCCCGCCATCccaaa ATGGGAGTTTCCCAGAGGAAATGACATTTACCTGATGATCACAGGGCCTTCACACCCCTTCCTGTCAGGGGCTGAGATATTCCATACACCATGCTTGGGTGATGAGAAATTTGAAATCCCACCTATCTCCTTGGATTCTGATCCCTCATTGGCTGTTTCCGACGTGGTTGACCACTTTGATGACCTGGCAGACCCTTCCTCTTCACAGAATGGCAGTTTTTCAGCCCAGTATGGGGTCCAGACATTGAACATACCTGTGGGTATGACCCATAGCTTGATGGAGCAGGGCGGGG TCCTCGGTGAAGGCTTGATCATGGACTTGGACTACTCTATGGGAACTCGGTATAGTGCCAACTCACCTGTTACAATTGATGTACCAATGACAGACATGACATCTGACTTGATAGGGCATAGCCAGTTGACCACCATTGATCAGTCAGAACTGAGTTTCCAACTGGGTTTGAGCTCAGGGGGTGGCACCATCCTGCCACCTGCCCAGTCACCTGAAGATCATCTTTCAACCACCCCTTCACCTACTAGTTCACTTCACGAGGATGGTGTTGAGGATTTCCGGAGGCAACTTCACAGCCAGAAGACAGTGGTGGTGGAAGCAGGGAAAAAGCAGAAGGtcccaaagaagagaaaaaagaaagatcctaATAAACCTCAGAAACCAGTTTCAGCATATGCTTTATTCTTTCGTGATACACAGGCTGCCATCAAGGGACAGAATCCTAATGCCACTTTTGGTGAGGTTTCAAAAATTGTGGCCTCCATGTGGGATAGTCTTGGAGAGAAGCAAAAACAGGTATAtaagaggaaaactgaggctgccAAGAAAGAGTATCTGAAGGCATTGACTGCTTACATAGACAACCAAGAGTGTCAGGCCACTGTGGAAACAGTGGAATTGGATCCAGCACCACCATCACAAACTCCTTCTCCATCTCCTATGGCTACTGTTGACCCAGCATCTCCAGCACCAGCTTCAATAGAGCCCCCTGCCCTGTTCCCAACCACTGTTAACTCCACCCTTTCATCCTATGTGGCAAACCAGGCATCTTCAGGAGTTGGGGGTCAGCCCAATATCACCAAGTTGATTATTACCAAACAAACGTTGCCCTCTTCCATTACTATGTCTCAAGAAGGGATGGTTACTGTTATCCCAGCCACAGTGGTGACCTCCCAGGGGCTCCAACTAGGCCAAACCAGTACAGCTACTATCCAGCCCAGTCAACAAGCCCAGATTGTCACTTGGTCAGTGTCGCaggcagcagcagctgctgctgcttctatgCAACTGCCTCCACCCCGACTACAGCCCCCTCCATTACAACAGATGCCACAGCCTCCGACTCAGCAGCAAGTTACTATTTCACAGCTGCTTCCTCCACTCCAGGCCATAAAACAGCCTCCACCTCAGAAAGTTTGAATCAATTTACAGCAACAGCTATCTCCTCTGCAGATCAAGAGTGTGTCTCTACCCACTTTGAAAGTGCAGACTACTTTAGTCCCACCAACTGTGGAAAGTAGTCCTGAGCAGCCTATGAACAATAGCCCTGAGGCCCATACGGTGGAGGCAACTTCTCCTGAGACTATCTGTGAGATGATCACAGATGTAGTTCCTGAGGTTTAGTCCCCTTCTCAGATAGATGTTGAATTGGTGAGTGGGTCTCCTGTGGCACTCTCACCCCAGCTTCGATGTTTGAGTTCTGGTTGTGAGAACACTTCCATTGTGAGTAAGGACTGGAACAATGAATACTGCAGCAAGGAGTGTGTGGTGAAGCACTGCAGGGATGTATTCTTGGTCTGGGTAGCCTCTAGAAATTCAAACACAGTGGTGTTTGTGAAATAG